A single region of the Streptomyces sp. NBC_00236 genome encodes:
- the efeO gene encoding iron uptake system protein EfeO, which translates to MRAVRLSVVTAAATVAALTAVTGCAEKSDGKGEGAVQVVAKDDSCEVSKTELPAGHVELAVENKGSKVTEVYVLFPDDRIVAERENIGPGTKATITAEIKAGSYEIACKPGMKGHGIRQKIEVSGGKAAKRSPEMDKAVAAYRTYVQAQADETLPKVKVFTDAVAAGDIEAAKKAYADSRIGWERTEPVAESFGDIDPKVDVREDGLEDGQKWTGWHRLEKALWQDKKLGAEEKALAPTLYKDLLDWQKRVGTAEITPTSMANGAKELLDEVATGKVTGEEERYSHTDLVDFKANVEGAEKSYQLLKAIATKNDAALTSTLDKRFAELNTLLDQYRTDKSSYVFTSYEKVGKADRKELSDAVNALAEPLSQLAAAVTK; encoded by the coding sequence ATGCGAGCCGTTCGTCTCTCCGTCGTCACCGCTGCCGCCACCGTGGCCGCCCTGACCGCTGTCACGGGCTGCGCCGAGAAGAGCGACGGCAAGGGCGAGGGTGCCGTCCAGGTCGTCGCCAAGGACGACTCCTGCGAGGTCTCGAAGACGGAGCTGCCGGCCGGGCACGTCGAGCTGGCCGTGGAGAACAAGGGTTCCAAGGTCACCGAGGTCTACGTCCTGTTCCCGGACGACCGCATCGTCGCCGAGCGCGAGAACATCGGCCCGGGCACCAAGGCCACCATCACCGCCGAGATCAAGGCCGGTTCGTACGAGATCGCCTGCAAGCCCGGCATGAAGGGGCACGGCATCCGGCAGAAGATCGAGGTGAGCGGCGGCAAGGCGGCCAAGCGCAGCCCGGAGATGGACAAGGCCGTCGCCGCCTACCGCACCTACGTCCAGGCGCAGGCCGACGAGACGCTGCCGAAGGTCAAGGTCTTCACGGACGCCGTCGCCGCCGGTGACATCGAGGCCGCGAAGAAGGCGTACGCCGACTCCCGTATCGGCTGGGAGCGCACCGAGCCGGTCGCCGAGTCGTTCGGCGACATCGACCCGAAGGTCGACGTCCGCGAGGACGGCCTGGAGGACGGCCAGAAGTGGACCGGCTGGCACCGCCTGGAGAAGGCGCTGTGGCAGGACAAGAAGCTGGGCGCCGAGGAGAAGGCCCTCGCGCCGACCCTCTACAAGGACCTGCTCGACTGGCAGAAGCGCGTCGGCACGGCGGAGATCACCCCGACCTCGATGGCCAACGGCGCCAAGGAACTCCTCGACGAGGTCGCGACCGGCAAGGTCACCGGTGAGGAGGAGCGCTACAGCCACACCGACCTGGTCGACTTCAAGGCCAACGTCGAGGGCGCCGAGAAGTCCTACCAGCTGCTGAAGGCGATCGCCACGAAGAACGACGCGGCGCTGACCTCCACCCTGGACAAGCGGTTCGCGGAGCTGAACACGCTGCTGGACCAGTACCGCACGGACAAGAGCTCCTACGTGTTCACCTCGTACGAGAAGGTCGGCAAGGCGGACCGCAAGGAGCTGTCGGACGCGGTCAACGCGCTCGCCGAGCCCCTGTCGCAGCTCGCCGCCGCGGTGACGAAGTAA
- a CDS encoding small ribosomal subunit Rsm22 family protein, with the protein MNATLPTAEALRAALAGLLDGLPPKQAAQAVDRLIANYRGTTPTDTPLLRDRSDVAAYAAYRMPATFEAVRSVLDALRDAAPDWAPATHTDVGGGTGAATWAVAGAWDGPRTTVLDWAEPALALGRELAGASGLPGLRAAAWQRARIGEDLALDATDLVTVSYVLNELTPEARTALVDAAARAAQAVVIVEAGTPDGYARVIEARDRLIAAGLTVAAPCPHSDACPIAPGTDWCHFSARVSRSSLHRKVKGGSLPYEDEKFSYVVATRFTPAPVASRVTRRPQIRKGQVLLELCTRDEALQRATVTKRHGALYRAARDTDWGDAWPPPQDAA; encoded by the coding sequence GTGAACGCCACCCTCCCCACCGCGGAAGCCCTGCGCGCGGCCCTGGCCGGACTCCTCGACGGACTGCCGCCCAAGCAGGCCGCCCAGGCCGTCGACCGGCTCATCGCCAACTACCGGGGAACCACTCCCACCGACACCCCGCTGCTCCGCGACCGCTCGGACGTCGCCGCGTACGCCGCGTACCGGATGCCGGCGACGTTCGAGGCCGTACGGTCCGTCCTCGACGCCCTGCGCGACGCCGCCCCGGACTGGGCGCCGGCCACCCACACCGATGTCGGCGGCGGGACCGGCGCGGCGACCTGGGCCGTCGCCGGGGCCTGGGACGGGCCGCGGACCACCGTCCTGGACTGGGCCGAGCCGGCCCTCGCGCTCGGCCGCGAACTGGCCGGGGCCTCCGGCCTCCCGGGACTGCGCGCCGCCGCATGGCAGCGGGCCCGCATCGGCGAGGACCTGGCGCTGGACGCCACCGACCTGGTGACCGTCTCCTATGTGCTCAACGAACTCACGCCCGAGGCCCGCACCGCCCTCGTCGACGCCGCGGCCCGAGCGGCGCAGGCCGTCGTGATCGTCGAGGCCGGCACCCCCGACGGCTACGCCCGCGTCATCGAGGCCCGCGACCGGCTGATCGCCGCAGGACTCACCGTCGCCGCGCCCTGCCCGCACAGCGACGCCTGCCCCATCGCGCCGGGCACGGACTGGTGCCACTTCTCGGCCCGGGTCAGCCGCTCCTCGCTGCACCGGAAGGTGAAGGGCGGCTCGCTGCCGTACGAGGACGAGAAGTTCAGCTACGTCGTCGCCACCCGCTTCACCCCGGCGCCGGTGGCGTCGCGGGTCACGCGCCGGCCGCAGATCCGCAAGGGCCAGGTGCTGCTGGAGCTCTGCACCCGGGACGAGGCACTGCAACGGGCCACGGTCACCAAGCGGCACGGCGCGCTCTACCGCGCCGCCCGGGACACCGACTGGGGCGACGCCTGGCCGCCCCCGCAGGACGCGGCGTAG
- the efeB gene encoding iron uptake transporter deferrochelatase/peroxidase subunit, producing the protein MTEHAGENQQEPAGAPSRRALLGWGGAGLALGAAVAGGAVAAVRSGDTAVTAADSGAAVPFHGAHQAGIATAVQDRLHFAAFDVTTKDRAELVALLKEWTRAAERMTAGHAVGDGAYGGPAEAPPDDTGEALGLKPSRLTLTIGFGPSLFAKGRFGLEDRRPDALVELPKFPGDNLDRARSGGDLCVQACADDPQVAVHAIRNLARIGMGRTAIRWSQLGFGKTSSTTPDAQTPRNMMGFKDGTRNISGTDTAALDEHVWVGRKDNAGWMTGGSYLVARRIRMHIETWDRTGLQEQEDVFGRDKGEGAPVGKAKERDEPFLKAMLPTAHVRLAHPDTNDGATILRRGYSFTDGTDGLGRLDAGLFFLAYQRDTRTAFVPLQRRLAAHDALNEYIQHVGSAHFAVPPGVRDKDDWWGRALFS; encoded by the coding sequence ATGACCGAGCACGCCGGAGAGAACCAGCAGGAGCCCGCGGGCGCCCCCTCGCGGCGCGCTCTGCTCGGCTGGGGCGGCGCCGGGCTCGCGCTCGGCGCGGCCGTGGCGGGCGGCGCCGTGGCCGCGGTGCGCTCCGGCGACACCGCCGTGACGGCCGCGGACAGCGGTGCGGCGGTGCCGTTCCACGGTGCGCACCAGGCGGGGATCGCCACGGCCGTCCAGGACCGGCTGCACTTCGCCGCGTTCGACGTGACGACGAAGGACCGGGCGGAACTGGTCGCGCTGCTCAAGGAGTGGACCCGGGCGGCCGAGCGGATGACGGCCGGTCACGCGGTCGGCGACGGCGCCTACGGGGGCCCGGCCGAGGCGCCGCCGGACGACACCGGCGAGGCCCTGGGGCTCAAGCCGTCCCGGCTGACGCTGACGATCGGCTTCGGCCCCTCGCTGTTCGCCAAGGGCCGGTTCGGCCTGGAGGACAGGCGTCCGGACGCACTCGTCGAGCTGCCGAAGTTCCCGGGCGACAACCTCGACCGGGCCCGCAGCGGCGGCGACCTGTGCGTCCAGGCGTGTGCGGACGACCCGCAGGTGGCGGTGCACGCCATCCGCAACCTCGCCAGGATCGGCATGGGCCGCACCGCGATCCGCTGGTCGCAGCTGGGCTTCGGCAAGACGTCCTCGACGACACCGGACGCCCAGACCCCGCGCAACATGATGGGCTTCAAGGACGGCACCCGGAACATCTCCGGCACCGACACCGCCGCCCTCGACGAGCACGTGTGGGTGGGCCGGAAGGACAACGCCGGCTGGATGACCGGAGGTTCGTACCTCGTGGCCCGGCGCATCCGGATGCACATCGAGACGTGGGACCGGACCGGGCTGCAGGAGCAGGAGGACGTCTTCGGCCGCGACAAGGGCGAGGGCGCCCCGGTCGGCAAGGCGAAGGAGCGCGACGAGCCGTTCCTGAAGGCGATGCTGCCGACCGCGCACGTACGGCTGGCGCACCCCGACACCAATGACGGGGCGACGATCCTGCGGCGCGGCTACTCCTTCACCGACGGCACGGACGGCCTGGGCCGGCTCGACGCCGGACTGTTCTTCCTCGCCTACCAGCGCGACACCCGCACGGCGTTCGTACCGCTGCAGCGGCGCCTGGCGGCGCACGACGCACTCAACGAGTACATCCAGCACGTGGGTTCGGCGCACTTCGCCGTCCCGCCGGGCGTCCGCGACAAGGACGACTGGTGGGGCCGGGCGCTGTTCTCGTAA
- the efeU gene encoding iron uptake transporter permease EfeU → MFSNFLIGLREGLEASLVVCILIAYLVKTGNRHKLLPIWIGVAIAVVVSLGFGAGLEFGSQEMTFKAQEALGGSLSIVSVGLVTWMVFWMRRTARHLKSELHGKLDAALAMGTGALVATALLAVGREGLETSLFVWRAVHAADDGWHPMIGAVLGIATAVVLGWLFYRGALRINLAKFFTWTGGMLVVVAAGVLAYGVHDLQEAEFLGGLQNRAFDISATIPPDSWYGTLLKGTFNFQPDPTVLQITVWALYLIPTLALFLSPVGFGRSEGPAAGATDQKARKATDEKPEAGSAGDGARDSDGAEHDGERVRDGARRAGSRPGGDAV, encoded by the coding sequence GTGTTCAGTAACTTCCTGATCGGCCTGCGCGAGGGCCTTGAGGCCAGCCTGGTCGTCTGCATTCTCATCGCGTACCTGGTGAAGACCGGCAACCGGCACAAGCTGCTGCCGATCTGGATCGGTGTCGCGATCGCCGTCGTCGTCAGCCTGGGCTTCGGCGCCGGTCTCGAGTTCGGTTCGCAGGAGATGACGTTCAAGGCCCAGGAGGCGCTGGGCGGTTCGCTGTCCATCGTGTCGGTCGGCCTGGTCACCTGGATGGTCTTCTGGATGCGCCGTACCGCGCGGCACCTGAAGTCGGAGCTGCACGGAAAGCTCGACGCGGCGCTCGCGATGGGCACCGGCGCCCTGGTCGCCACGGCGCTGCTCGCGGTGGGCCGTGAGGGCCTGGAGACCTCGCTGTTCGTGTGGCGTGCGGTGCACGCGGCGGACGACGGCTGGCATCCGATGATCGGTGCGGTGCTGGGCATCGCCACGGCCGTCGTGCTGGGGTGGCTGTTCTACCGGGGCGCGCTGAGGATCAACCTGGCGAAGTTCTTCACCTGGACCGGCGGCATGCTGGTCGTCGTCGCGGCGGGTGTCCTCGCGTACGGCGTCCACGACCTGCAGGAGGCCGAGTTCCTCGGCGGGCTGCAGAACCGGGCGTTCGACATCAGCGCCACGATTCCGCCCGACAGCTGGTACGGCACGCTGCTGAAGGGCACGTTCAACTTCCAGCCCGATCCGACCGTTCTCCAGATCACGGTGTGGGCGCTGTATCTGATCCCCACACTCGCGCTGTTCCTCTCCCCGGTAGGGTTCGGACGGTCAGAGGGCCCCGCAGCGGGTGCGACGGATCAGAAGGCGCGGAAAGCAACGGATGAGAAGCCTGAGGCCGGTTCGGCTGGCGACGGGGCTCGCGACAGCGACGGTGCTGAGCATGACGGCGAGCGGGTGCGTGACGGTGCACGGCGAGCTGGAAGTCGTCCGGGCGGCGACGCGGTCTGA
- a CDS encoding Gfo/Idh/MocA family protein: MSRTVRWGVLATGGIAATFTADLQAMPDAEVVAVASRTDASANAFAERFGIPRAYGSWAGLVADEEVDVVYVATPHSAHREAAALALEAGKHVLCEKAFTINEREARELVKLARDRGLFLMEAMWTYCNPVIRRMTELVRDGAIGEIRTVQADFGFAGDFGAGHRLRDPALGGGALLDLGVYPVSFAQLLLGEPDRVQADALLSPEGVDLNTGILLSWESGANALLSCSLVGHHPTAATVIGTAGRIDFPEGFFFPKHFVLHRDGQEPEEITSGPGPQGLSGMQFEAAEVMRAVRAGETESPLVPLDGSLAVMRTLDAVRERIGVRYPVDGVAS; this comes from the coding sequence ATGAGCAGGACTGTCCGTTGGGGCGTGCTGGCGACAGGTGGGATCGCGGCGACTTTCACCGCTGACCTGCAGGCGATGCCCGATGCGGAGGTGGTGGCCGTGGCCTCCCGGACGGACGCTTCGGCGAACGCCTTCGCGGAGCGGTTCGGCATACCCCGGGCCTACGGGAGCTGGGCCGGGCTCGTCGCCGACGAGGAGGTCGACGTGGTGTACGTGGCCACGCCGCACTCCGCGCACCGGGAGGCGGCCGCCCTGGCCCTGGAGGCCGGGAAGCACGTGCTGTGCGAGAAGGCGTTCACGATCAACGAGCGCGAGGCCCGTGAGCTGGTGAAGCTCGCCCGGGACCGCGGCCTCTTCCTGATGGAGGCGATGTGGACGTACTGCAATCCGGTCATCCGGCGGATGACGGAGCTGGTGCGGGACGGGGCGATCGGCGAGATCCGCACCGTGCAGGCCGACTTCGGCTTCGCGGGTGACTTCGGCGCCGGGCACCGGCTGCGCGATCCCGCGCTGGGCGGTGGCGCCCTGCTGGACCTCGGGGTCTATCCGGTGTCGTTCGCGCAGCTGCTGCTGGGCGAGCCGGACCGGGTGCAGGCCGATGCGCTGCTGTCTCCCGAGGGTGTGGACCTGAACACCGGGATACTGCTGAGCTGGGAGTCCGGGGCCAACGCGCTGCTGTCCTGTTCACTCGTCGGGCACCACCCGACGGCCGCCACGGTGATCGGGACGGCCGGCCGGATCGACTTCCCGGAGGGCTTCTTCTTCCCCAAGCACTTCGTGCTCCACCGGGACGGCCAGGAGCCGGAGGAGATCACCTCCGGTCCGGGGCCGCAGGGTCTGTCGGGCATGCAGTTCGAGGCGGCCGAGGTGATGCGGGCGGTCCGGGCGGGCGAGACGGAGTCCCCGCTGGTACCGCTGGACGGTTCGCTCGCGGTGATGCGGACGCTCGACGCGGTACGTGAGCGCATCGGCGTCCGCTACCCCGTGGACGGCGTGGCGTCGTAG
- a CDS encoding bifunctional DNA primase/polymerase — protein sequence MGADFSRARGSESRFSHWLRRRPKPQAGDADGSARVALLLAVAEAGMPIAPAAHPVGYRCSCERVGCPTPARHPVSFAWQTQSTTDRAQIERWALSQPQANFITATGMIHDVLDVPLSAGAQALERLLAAGIDVGPVARSGDDRMLFFTATRGTPEDEDEWWPCELDCHPETMDEHPGLRWHCRGSYVLLPPAMLPGELDVRWVRGPENPLPDPLTLLETLTDACARFVGSAEQSDVDHESVAWPMGR from the coding sequence ATGGGCGCCGATTTCAGCCGTGCTCGCGGCTCAGAGAGCAGGTTTTCCCACTGGCTGCGCCGTCGGCCCAAACCGCAAGCGGGCGACGCCGACGGCAGCGCACGGGTGGCGCTGCTCCTGGCCGTCGCCGAGGCGGGGATGCCGATCGCGCCCGCCGCCCATCCGGTCGGCTACCGATGTTCGTGCGAACGTGTCGGCTGTCCCACCCCCGCCAGGCACCCGGTCTCCTTCGCCTGGCAGACGCAGTCCACGACCGACCGCGCCCAGATCGAGCGCTGGGCCCTCAGCCAGCCGCAGGCCAACTTCATCACCGCGACCGGCATGATCCACGACGTCCTCGACGTCCCGCTGTCGGCCGGTGCGCAGGCGCTGGAGCGCCTTCTCGCCGCCGGAATCGACGTGGGCCCGGTGGCCCGGTCCGGCGACGACCGGATGCTCTTCTTCACCGCGACGCGCGGTACGCCGGAGGACGAGGACGAGTGGTGGCCGTGCGAACTGGACTGCCACCCCGAGACGATGGACGAGCACCCGGGACTGCGATGGCACTGCCGCGGCAGCTATGTGCTGCTGCCGCCGGCCATGCTCCCCGGTGAGCTCGACGTCCGCTGGGTGCGGGGGCCGGAGAATCCGCTGCCGGACCCGCTGACCCTGCTGGAGACGCTGACGGACGCTTGCGCCCGGTTCGTGGGATCCGCGGAGCAGAGCGACGTCGATCACGAGTCGGTGGCCTGGCCGATGGGCCGGTAG
- the ddaH gene encoding dimethylargininase has translation MGSRTHPCDAPAAAATNAAATIREEPSLPREATPRRYLMCAPAHFRVTYSINPWMDPTKPVDLPLAQTQWEDLLGRYRALGHTVELLTPDPDLPDMVFAANGATVIDGRVLGARFAYQERFPEAAAHRDWFRGHGFTEIHEPVHINEGEGDFAVTSSYVLAGRGFRSSPLSHDEAQEFFGRPVIGLDLVDPRYYHLDTALSVLDDAADEIMYYPGAFSPGSRAVLARLFPDALIADEADAAALGLNAVSDGLHVVLPQAATGLFDPLRDRGFEPVPMDLGELLKGGGSVKCCTQELRA, from the coding sequence ATGGGCTCACGCACACACCCGTGCGACGCACCGGCCGCAGCGGCCACCAATGCCGCCGCGACGATTCGTGAGGAGCCCTCGTTGCCTCGTGAAGCCACACCCCGCCGCTACCTGATGTGCGCCCCGGCCCACTTCAGGGTGACGTACTCCATCAACCCGTGGATGGACCCCACCAAGCCCGTCGACCTCCCGCTGGCACAGACCCAGTGGGAGGACCTGCTGGGCCGCTACCGCGCCCTCGGCCACACCGTTGAGCTGCTCACGCCCGACCCGGACCTGCCGGACATGGTCTTCGCCGCCAACGGGGCCACCGTCATCGACGGCCGGGTGCTGGGGGCCCGGTTCGCGTACCAGGAACGGTTCCCGGAGGCCGCCGCCCACCGCGACTGGTTCCGCGGCCACGGCTTCACCGAGATCCACGAGCCCGTCCACATCAACGAGGGCGAGGGCGACTTCGCGGTGACCTCCTCGTACGTCCTGGCGGGGCGCGGTTTCCGGTCCAGCCCGCTGTCGCACGACGAGGCGCAGGAGTTCTTCGGACGGCCGGTGATCGGCCTCGATCTGGTCGACCCGCGCTACTACCACCTGGACACGGCGCTGAGCGTCCTCGACGACGCGGCCGACGAGATCATGTACTACCCGGGCGCCTTCTCTCCGGGCAGCCGGGCCGTGCTGGCACGGCTCTTCCCGGACGCGCTGATCGCCGACGAGGCGGACGCCGCCGCTCTCGGGCTGAACGCGGTGAGCGACGGCCTCCACGTCGTGCTGCCGCAGGCCGCCACGGGCCTGTTCGACCCGTTGCGCGACCGCGGTTTCGAACCGGTGCCGATGGACCTGGGCGAGCTGCTCAAGGGCGGCGGCAGCGTGAAGTGCTGCACCCAGGAGCTGCGGGCCTAG
- a CDS encoding alkaline phosphatase D family protein, translating into MTLSSHQQELRDAVRNTGRRRFLTVTGAAAALAFSVGLPAAGAASAAELDTRQIGEDPFTLGVASGDPLPESVLLWTRLAPRPFEPDSGLPAARIQVRWEVARDERFRHIVRRGTATAHPEFHHSVHVEVKGLAPDRVLYYRFRAGQWTSPVGRTRTAPAPGAHKRELSLAAVSCQAYHDGYFTAYKHLAQEDVDVVFHLGDYLYEYAVTATGGARNYTDRTLPALFNRETTTLEDYRLRYALYKSDPDLRAAHAAHPFVVTWDDHETENNYAGETPENSVPPEEFLIRRAAAYRAYWENQPLRAPQRPDGPDMKLYRRLQFGRLAQFDILDTRQYRSDQAYGDGWQTPGPESEDPSRTLTGAAQERWLIDGWRHSKATWNVVPQQVTFARRRDVPTGAYKLSMDSWDGYPASRDRVLRGAEAAGVDNLMVLTGDVHVGYGFDLKRDFDDPASRTVGTEIVATSIASGKNGSEKPANWANVMAANPHMKFYNGRRGYALVTLQERQARADYRTVSAVTTPGAPVTTAASFVTEVGNQGLTPA; encoded by the coding sequence ATGACGCTCTCATCGCACCAGCAGGAGCTGCGCGACGCGGTCCGCAACACCGGCCGCCGCCGCTTCCTCACCGTCACCGGAGCCGCTGCCGCACTCGCGTTCTCCGTCGGTCTGCCGGCCGCGGGAGCGGCGAGCGCCGCCGAGCTCGACACCCGGCAGATCGGCGAGGACCCGTTCACCCTGGGCGTGGCCTCCGGCGACCCGCTGCCCGAATCCGTCCTCCTGTGGACGAGACTCGCGCCCCGCCCGTTCGAGCCCGACAGCGGACTGCCCGCCGCCCGCATCCAGGTGCGCTGGGAGGTGGCCCGCGACGAGCGCTTCCGGCACATCGTCAGGCGCGGCACCGCCACCGCCCACCCGGAGTTCCACCACAGCGTCCACGTGGAGGTCAAGGGCCTCGCCCCGGACCGCGTGCTCTACTACCGCTTCCGCGCCGGACAGTGGACCAGCCCCGTAGGCCGGACCCGTACCGCGCCCGCGCCCGGCGCCCACAAGCGCGAACTGTCCCTGGCCGCCGTCTCCTGCCAGGCCTACCACGACGGCTACTTCACCGCGTACAAGCACCTCGCCCAGGAGGACGTCGACGTCGTCTTCCACCTCGGCGACTACCTCTACGAGTACGCCGTCACCGCGACCGGCGGAGCCCGCAACTACACCGACCGGACCCTGCCCGCCCTCTTCAACCGGGAGACGACCACGCTGGAGGACTACCGCCTGCGGTACGCCCTCTACAAGTCCGACCCGGACCTGCGCGCCGCCCACGCAGCGCACCCCTTCGTCGTCACCTGGGACGACCACGAGACCGAGAACAACTACGCGGGCGAGACCCCCGAGAACAGCGTGCCGCCCGAGGAGTTCCTGATCCGCCGGGCCGCCGCCTACCGCGCGTACTGGGAGAACCAGCCGTTGCGCGCCCCGCAGCGGCCCGACGGCCCGGACATGAAGCTCTACCGGCGCCTGCAGTTCGGCCGCCTCGCCCAGTTCGACATCCTCGACACCCGCCAGTACCGCAGCGACCAGGCGTACGGCGACGGCTGGCAGACCCCGGGACCCGAGTCCGAGGACCCGTCGCGCACCCTGACCGGCGCCGCGCAGGAGCGCTGGCTGATCGACGGCTGGCGCCACTCGAAGGCCACCTGGAACGTCGTCCCGCAGCAGGTCACCTTCGCCCGGCGGCGCGATGTGCCGACCGGCGCCTACAAGCTCTCGATGGACTCCTGGGACGGTTACCCGGCGTCCCGCGACCGTGTCCTGAGGGGCGCCGAGGCCGCCGGCGTGGACAACCTCATGGTGCTGACCGGAGACGTGCACGTCGGCTACGGCTTCGACCTGAAGCGGGACTTCGACGACCCCGCCTCCCGTACCGTCGGCACCGAGATCGTCGCCACCTCCATCGCCAGCGGCAAGAACGGCTCGGAGAAGCCGGCCAACTGGGCCAACGTCATGGCCGCCAACCCGCACATGAAGTTCTACAACGGACGCCGCGGGTACGCCCTCGTCACGCTCCAGGAGCGCCAGGCACGGGCGGACTACCGCACGGTGTCCGCCGTCACCACCCCCGGCGCCCCCGTGACGACGGCCGCCTCGTTCGTCACGGAGGTGGGCAACCAGGGCCTGACCCCGGCCTGA
- a CDS encoding multidrug effflux MFS transporter yields MPDSGLSRAQRIPTTDTGATPPPLTSPPGSAAIAAARRTGILVTLVLGGLTALPPLSMDMYLPALPAVTDSLHAPAATVQLTLTACLAGMALGQLVVGPMSDRWGRRRPLLIGMIVYIFATAICVLAPTVELLIGFRLLQGLAGAAGIVIARAVVRDLYDGEAMARFFSTLMLISGVAPVIAPVIGGQVLRLTDWRGIFAVLTVIGVLLTLVVWKWLHETLPPAERHTGGVGDALRTMRGLLADRVFTGYMIAGSLAFAALFAYVSASPFVVQEIYGASPQTFSLLFGINSVGLIAVGQINGKILVGRVSLDKALGFGLAVIVLASVALLLMTAGVFGDVGLVPVATGLFVLMSAMGLAMPNTNTQALMRTKHAAGSASALLGTSQFLIGAVASPLVGIAGEATAVPMAVVQLVCAVGAMACFLGMCRPWQQVAGRP; encoded by the coding sequence ATGCCGGACAGCGGCCTCAGCCGGGCCCAGCGGATACCCACGACCGACACCGGGGCCACGCCGCCCCCTCTCACCTCTCCACCCGGCTCCGCCGCCATCGCGGCAGCCCGGCGTACCGGAATCCTCGTCACCCTGGTCCTCGGCGGACTGACCGCGCTGCCGCCGCTGTCCATGGACATGTACCTCCCGGCGCTCCCCGCCGTCACCGACTCACTGCACGCGCCGGCCGCCACGGTCCAGCTGACCCTGACCGCCTGCCTCGCCGGCATGGCACTCGGCCAGCTCGTCGTCGGCCCGATGAGCGACCGCTGGGGCAGACGCCGCCCGCTGCTCATCGGGATGATCGTCTACATCTTCGCCACCGCGATCTGCGTCCTCGCCCCGACCGTCGAACTCCTCATCGGCTTCCGCCTCCTCCAGGGCCTCGCGGGCGCGGCCGGCATCGTCATCGCCCGGGCGGTGGTGCGTGACCTGTACGACGGCGAGGCGATGGCCAGGTTCTTCTCGACCCTGATGCTGATCTCCGGAGTCGCCCCGGTGATCGCCCCGGTCATCGGCGGCCAGGTCCTGCGGCTCACCGACTGGCGGGGCATCTTCGCCGTCCTCACCGTCATCGGCGTCCTGCTCACCCTTGTCGTATGGAAGTGGCTGCACGAGACCCTGCCGCCCGCCGAACGCCACACCGGCGGCGTCGGCGACGCGCTGCGCACCATGCGCGGCCTGCTGGCCGACCGGGTCTTCACCGGTTACATGATCGCGGGCAGCCTCGCCTTTGCCGCACTCTTCGCGTACGTGAGCGCCTCGCCGTTCGTCGTGCAGGAGATCTACGGCGCCTCGCCGCAGACCTTCAGCCTGCTCTTCGGCATCAACTCCGTCGGGCTGATCGCCGTCGGCCAGATCAACGGCAAGATCCTCGTCGGCCGGGTCAGTCTCGACAAGGCGCTCGGCTTCGGCCTCGCGGTCATCGTGCTGGCCTCGGTGGCGCTGCTGCTGATGACGGCCGGGGTCTTCGGGGACGTCGGACTCGTACCCGTCGCGACCGGCCTGTTCGTGCTGATGTCGGCGATGGGCCTGGCGATGCCGAACACCAACACACAGGCGCTGATGCGCACCAAGCACGCCGCCGGCTCCGCCTCCGCGCTGCTCGGCACCTCCCAGTTCCTGATCGGCGCCGTGGCCTCGCCGCTCGTCGGCATCGCGGGCGAGGCGACGGCCGTGCCGATGGCCGTCGTGCAGCTGGTGTGCGCGGTCGGCGCGATGGCGTGCTTCCTGGGGATGTGCCGGCCCTGGCAGCAGGTGGCCGGCCGGCCCTGA